In one window of Cynocephalus volans isolate mCynVol1 chromosome 6, mCynVol1.pri, whole genome shotgun sequence DNA:
- the LOC134381132 gene encoding NUT family member 2G-like, whose translation PPALVMSALPPGGPLVRSAFPRMPQGTGAAGHGPSGAGAFNIIVPVRTQGAPAEPSHTQTTVLAQAPLNWSAPGALCGGAQCPAPLLLAAPAVGTVMPAASIGGTWAGEGYWFPGQPLPAPLPAAQLGPTVVPGNDGPRPHGAGGEGGKAPSQAKAAPEDSCNPRSVYDNFRRWQRFKSLARGHLPQSPDAEALSCFLIPVLRSLARLKPTMSLEDGVRRAMQEWQGTSNYDRMNYYDMAAKFMEFEAEEEMQLRVLQCVKGPQGLPPPAPPKLAPPGQQLTQAKAPKEIPPEAVQEYVDIMEALLGPHANWEDEDIEEQQEQDGTDPDPGLLSYINKLCSQEDFITKVEAIVHPRFLAALLSPDPNLDPLALTEVLEQEGRLTLAQLVEKRLAAPNDAGAFTYYDVVSSDSGGS comes from the exons ccacctgccctagtgatgtcagcgttgcctcctggtggccccctggtgcggtctgctttccccaggatgcctcaggggaccggagccgctggccatggcccgagtggggccggggctttcaacatcattgtcccagtcaggacgcaaggggctccagcagagccctctcacactcagaccactgtcctggctcaggcccccctcaactggagtgctccaggggccctctgcgggggtgctcagtgtcctgctcccctgctgttggcagctcccgctgtagggaccgtgatgcctgctgcatccatcgggggcacgtgggctggagaggggtactggttcccaggccagccccttccagctccccttccagcagcccagctgggtccgaccgtggtcccagggaatgacgggccacgtccacatggggctggtggggagggcggcaaggccccctcccaggccaaggccgcgccagaggactcctgtaaccccaggagtgtttacgacaacttccgacgctggcagcgcttcaagtccctggcccgcgggcacctgccccagagtcctgatgctgaagctctgtcctgcttcctcat cccagtgcttcggtccctggcccggctgaagcccaccatgagcctggaggacggagtgcggcgggccatgcaggaatggcagggcacgagcaaTTATGACCGCATGAACTATTacgacatggcagcaaa gttcatggaatttgaagctgaggaggagatgcagctccgggtgctgcagtgtgtgaaggggccccagggcctgcctcctccagccccaccaaagcttgctcctccaggg cagcagctgacccaggccaaggcacccaaggagatcccaccagaagctgtccaggagtatgtggatatcatggaggcactgctggggcctcatgcaaattgggaggatgaagatatcgaggagcagcaggagcaggacgggactgacccggacccaggtctcctgagctacattaacaagctgtgctcccaggaagacttcatcaccaag gtggaggccatcgtccacccccgattcctggcagctttgctttccccagacccaaacttggatcccttggctctgactgaggtgctggagcaggaaggacgactcaccctagcacag ctggtggaaaagcgcctcgCGGCCCCGAATGACGCaggag cctttacttactatgaCGTGGTCTCAagtgactccgggggttcataa